A single window of Mustela erminea isolate mMusErm1 chromosome 4, mMusErm1.Pri, whole genome shotgun sequence DNA harbors:
- the LOC116588119 gene encoding programmed cell death protein 7-like gives MGAPPPRRPPPPFAGFRSSGRPPASRAGLPRGDGSRPAGAPGSRLQGPPEAALGGGDCGAHLEVPPSERPCPGRAPPCLLALGAAAAPGGREAPAGATCGRLRKAGWMDRLQFCTNYLKDGIFF, from the exons ATGGGCGCGCCTCCCCCGCGacggcccccacccccattcGCGGGTTTCCGGAGCTCCGGCCGCCCACCCGCCAGCCGGGCTGGGCTGCCGAGGGGAGACGGCAGCCGGCCGGCCGGCGCGCCTGGGTCTCGGTTGCAGGGACCGCCCGAGGCTGCTCTAGGTGGGGGAGACTGCGGGGCTCACCTGGAGGTGCCACCGTCTGAGCGCCCCTGCCCTGGCCGGGCACCCCCTTGCCTGCTCGCTCTGGGGGCGGCTGCAGCACCGGGTGGTAGAGAAGCCCCCGCTGGCGCTACGTGCGGGAGGCTCCGTAAAGCCGGCTG GATGGACAGGCTCCAGTTTTGCACGAACTACCTGAAAGATGGAATCTTTTTTTGA